CTAAAAAAGCTTCATAATAAACCAATTGTAAAGGGGTATAATATTTAGTAGATTTTACTTTACCTTCATCATGTTCTAACAGTCTTCTTTTCACGTCAGGAGTACTTCCAATATATATAAAATCCTTTTTTTTACTTTTTAATAGATAAACATAATACATAATATATCTGTCTTAAACTAATAATCAAAAGGGCGGGGCTACTGAATATCCGGCTCCATTCCCAAATTATAAAACACAAACGACAACACATCGGTCCATTCGTCTATCCGTTTTGAAGTTGGTTTTCCTGCACCATGACCTGCTTTTGTATCAATGCGAATCAATACAGGGGCAGTTCCTGCTTGTTTTTCCTGTAACGTGGAGATAAATTTAAATGAGTGTGCCGGCACTACCCGGTCATCATGGTCGGCAGTGGTGACTAATGTGGCAGGATAGTTAACGTTTCCTGCTACGTTATGTAGAGGCGAGAAACTGTACAGGTTAAAAAATTGTGTGGAATCTTCACTGGAGCCGTATTCAGAAACCCATGCCCAACCGATAGTAAATTTATGGAAACGCAACATGTCCATAACACCTACTCCGGGCAAAGCTACTTTATAAAGATCAGGCCGCTGGGTCATGCAGGCGCCCACCAATAAGCCACCGTTTGAACGGCCTGAAATGGCTAATTTATCGGGAGAAGTATATTTCTGTTCAATAAGATATTCAGCAGCAGCAATGAAGTCATCAAATACGTTTTGTTTATTTAACAACATACCCCCTTTATGCCACTCTTCGCCATATTCTCCGCCCCCTCTCAAGTTTGGCACAGCGTAAACGCCACCATTTTCCAGAAAAGGCAATAAATGAAGCTGAAATCTGGGGGTAATGCTGATATTAAAGCCCCCGTAACCGTAAAGATAGGTTGGATTATTGCCATTTAATTCAAGTCCCTTTTTGTGCACTATAAATATGGGAATTTCAGTGCCATCTTTGCTTTTATAAAAGTTTTGTGTAGTTTGATAATCAGATTCAACAAATTCTATTTTTGGCCTTTTGAATAAAGTAGTTTGTTTTGTTTTTAAATCATACCTGTAAATAGTTGTAGGAATAACAAAAGAGGTGAACGAATAAAATACGAACCGGTCATCTTTTTTCCCCTTGAAGCCATTTGCAGACCCCAATGCGGGAAACAGTATTTCATCAACTTTATAAAAGGCAATGTATCTTTTACGTTCATAAACCATAACCCTGCTGCAGGCATTCATCATATAATTGACAAAAAGCTTTTGTCCTGCATAAGAGATCTTATGTATAACCAGTTCATTCTCAGGAATTAATTCTTTCCAGTTTTCCTGTTTTGGAGGATTTGTATTGATTAATATTACACGGTATTTTGGTGCATTCAAGTTTGTTTTTACAATAAGCTTTTGATCAATATTTCCAATTACAGAATAATGATTTTCAAAATTATCTACAATGGGCGTTATACCCTTACTCGGATCAGAGAGGTTTGGATCTTTTAACAAGTCCATAAAATATAGTGCATTTTTTTCAGAAGCGCCTTTGGAGATATACAATATTAAGAAGCGTTCGTCTTCTGTAGTATTTGCATATACATTACGCAAAGGATGCTCCTTATCTTCATAAATTAACAGGTCTTTATCCTGGGAAGTGCCAATTTTATGATAATAGAGTTTATGAAATTCATTTTTAGATTCAAGCTCTTTTCCTTTTTTAGGAGCATCGTAACGGCTGTAAAAGAATCCATCTTTGTACCAGGCGATATCTGAAAATTTGATCCACTTTAAATGATCATCCAGCGGTTTTTTAGAGTCAATGTCTATTACAAAAAACTCATTCCAGTCTGAGCCGCCTTTTGCAATACCGTATCCTAAAAGTTTCCCGTCATTGGAAATGCTTGTGTTGGTAAGCGAAACCGTGCCATCCTCCGATAACAGGTTGGGGTCTAATAACATTTCAGGCTCTGAATCCAGGTCTTTCTGCATATAAAATACGGATTGATTTTGAAGCCCATCATTTTTGAAAAAGAAATAATGGTTTCCGGCTTTTACGGGCGGAGAATACCTGGGGTAATTCCACAATTCTTTGAGGCGATTTTTGATTTTTTGCCGGTAAGGGATTTTTTCAAGATAGCTGAAGGTTACTTCATTTTGCGCTTTCACCCAGTCAGCTACAGCCGAAGAGTCTGAAACTTCAAGCCAGCGGTAAGGGTCAGCTACTTTTGTACCAAAGTAATCGTCTACATGGTCTATCTTTGCTGTTTTGGTATATACCGGTTTTACATTTTCTCTTGACTCTTTGATTGTACAAAAGGTCGTTGAAAATGAGATAAGAACGAGGAAAAGGAGATTTTTAGTTTTCATATCGCAAAAGTAGTATTATTTTTTCAGTATTCCAATATTATTAAGGAGTCCACTCTAAAAAGTCTTTTTTGCCACAAAAGCACAAAAACACAAAATCCCACTAAAAATTAACTAATTGATTTTCAGGGTTTTGTGGGATTTAGTGCTTTGGTGTTTTGGTGGCATTTTTATTTTTTGGACTTATTAGAGTGGACTCAATCTTGTTTTTTAAAAATATTGTCCTTCTCCAAAATAAAGCAATAGCAAAAAGCAATAATATTTCCCCAACAGCAAATAAATACCAATTATAATCAGTCGGAACATATTGTGCAACTGCCTGTTGGAAATTTGTTGTAAATCCTTCTTTTATAAGCAGTTTAGTATAATCCCACATAAAAGTAAAAAGTATTATCAACGAACCTGAAAATAACAATACCCACTCTGTTAAATTAATTTTTACTGTATAATCTTTTTGTGTTTTATTCTCCGCGTTCTGCCTTGCCAAATGGTGGGGCTCTGCGCTAATTATGCATCCAGCTAACAAAATCATTGTTACAGAACAGATCACGGGTGCTAAAACGGGACCAACCCATACTATTGGAATGAGAAATAATATGTCCCAGGTCAGAAGCGATGGTGGCCAATCCAGGAAAACTTTTAAACCCACGTAATATAAAATATCCCACACAGCGAAGCAATAAATAAAGTAAGCTAATCTTTCATAAAAATTTTTCCCACAAATGATACCGATAATACATAGCATTACAATGGTGGAGATCTCTCTTATCAGTTCAACAACAAATACATTGGGAGTCATAATTTTTATAGGGAACTGAAAGCCTTCGGGATAATACAATTCTCGCAGGTAGACAACCACTGCGGCTTCAAAAAATCCCATGGCGATACAGAAAATGGTCAGTAATAGCAAGGCTTTTGAGGGGGGTGTCATTAATTTATTCATTGAGTAAAGTTATAAAAAATATTAACTAAATCTGTAACTTTGCAGAAAAATAAAAACCTTTTTAAAATCACCTTTAACTTTTAATTGGTATTAACTAACATTAATTATCAATTCTAATTCGTAAATAATGCCCAAAACAATTTACTACTATACAATATATGCCTTGTTTATCTTATGTTTAATTTCCTGCCGGGGATACAAACAAAATATAATGTTCAAAACAGAAAAGAGCGTTTTTGCTGTTGAATTAAAAGGAGCTGTAAAAAAAGCTGAAAGAAATTATGTGATCAGAAAAGATGATTATCTGGGTATAAGGGTTTACACAAATTATGGCGAAAGTCTCATAGACCCCAACATGGAATTATTCAGGGATGGTAACCGCAACGTTCAAAGTTATGAAGACAGACAAAAGTATTTGGTAAAGTATGACGGATTTGTGAAATTGCCAATGGTTGGTAAGATAAAGTTAGATGGCCTGACATTGAACCAGGCAGATAGTTTGTTAGAGCGAAGATATTCGGAGTTTTATGAAGATGTATTTTGTGTTACCAAATTGTTAAATAGACGAGTGGTCGTACTTGGAGCAATTGGAGGGCAGGTTGTCCCGTTAGAAAATGAAAACATGAATTTATTGGAGATATTAGCTTTAGCGGGAGGTATCGATAACTTATCCAAAGTACAGAATATCCGTATAATAAGGGGAGACTTAAAAGATCCTGATATTTATCTTATAGACTTATCTACGATTGAAGGCATGAAACAAGCCAATCTGAATGTACAGCCCAATGATATCATTTATATAGAACCTGTGCGTAAAGTATTGATAGAATCTGTTAGAGATATAAGTCCTATATTAGCCGTTGTTACAAATATTATTACGCTGATATTAATTATTATAACCTTATCACAACCATAGTAAGATAATACTTAAAATTATAAACTTGCGCATTAAAAAATGGAAGAGAGTTACAAATATAATGCACCTTCTGGTGGCAACAATTTGCCTCAAACAGGCTTTGTTCAGCAAGCCGATGGTAGTGACCGTTTAGGAGATTTAGATATTGATAAGCTCTTATTGATATTGCGAAAAAATATTGTTTGGATAGCAATTATCCTTATTCTACCCTTAACTATTGCATTTCTGTACATTCGTTACACAAAACCTTTATACGAATCATCTTCAATTTTGAAGTTAAATATCAAAAACGATGCAGGGGTTTTAGGCTTACAAGGAGTTGAAGGATCAACCTGGGGGAATTTAATACTTAATAATCTGTCAGGCGAGATTGAGCTTATTAAATCTAAACTGATATATGACCAGGTAATTGATAATATCAATTATGACGTAAGCTATTATGCTTATGGCAGGTTTCTCTATGATGAAAGATATAAAAACGCTCCATTTAAAGTAGAACATGAAATAAAAAATCAGGCATTTTACAGCACAAAATTTGATGTGGATATTTTAGATAACGATGAATTTAGGTTGACATATTACATTGGTGAAAAACCGGTAAGTAATACCTATAAGTTTGCTCAAAAAATTGAGAACAAAGATTTTGTTCTCACATTATATAAAACCGATTTTTTATCAGAAGGAGATGCGGAAAAGGGAAAAAGTCTGGTGTCTTCTTTTATTAAAAATATTCTGACCTGGATCGGTATTGGTACAAATGGTAATAATAGTGGTTATTTTTTTAGAGTAAACAGCAAAGCGGCTTTAACGAATTACATGGCAAACAACCTGTCCGTACAAATTTTGAATGTAAATGCCAATACGATTAAAATATCATTGAAAGATTATAACAGGGTCAAAGCACAGGATTTTGTCAATGCTATTGATTCGGTTTATTTAAAGCAAACAATAGAAAACAAGAATAAGGCAAGCGAGCAAACCATTGCTTTTGTAGATGATCAATTGGTCTTAACCGAAGTAAAGCTGCAAAAATATGAACTTGAATTAGAGCGGTTTCTCAGAGAAAATAAAACAGCAAATGTCCAAACGGTTTTTTCAAAGTTCGTAGAGAAAATTGAAGAGTTGGAAAAACAAAGATTAGCGTTAAAAATACGGGCTTTGTTGCTGCATGATTTGATAAACATTATAAAATCAAATCAGGACCTAAGCCAATTTATACCTTCCCTTTCGCTGCCTTCAGGGTCAAAGTTAATACAATTAACAGAAGAACTAAACAAGCTGCAGGAAGAAAGAAACCTGCTATTGTCTTCAAATAAAGAAAATACCTTCGTTGTTAAGAAAAAAGATATCCGGATCGAAAATCTTAAAAAAAATCTAATAAGGCAGATTGGCTTGAATAAAGAAATGCTGGAAGAACAAATAGAAGAATATAACAATAAGATCAGTTCAACGGAGAAAGTAATTTTGAGTCTTCCATCTAAAGAAACTGCATATACCCGTATTAAAAGATTTTATGATCTGTATGAGAAATTTTATCTCCTTTTAATGGAAAAAAGAGCGGAATTTGGAATAGCTAAGGCAGGGACGATACCTGAATTTGTAATATTATCACCTGCCAATATCTCTGACACTCCTATTTCACCCAATGTAATGATGGCATACATGATAGGCATATCTATAGGTATGTTTTTATGCATAGCGCTTATCGCGGGCAAATACATGCTGCACAATACCATTACGGGGGTCGAAGAATTAGAAAAGATAACCCCAACACCTATACTGGGTATAGTCCCTGTTTTTGACAAGAAAAAAATCTCTGTATCCCCGCTGCTTGTGAGTGACCATCCTAAATCAGCAATAAGTGAAGCATTACGATCCATCAGAACCAATCTTGAGTTTATATGTCCAAATAAAAAGAAAAAATTGATTACAATTACTTCCAGTATTAGTGGGGAAGGGAAGACTTTTATTGCAATCAATTTGGGTGGAATAATTTCACTATCAAATACGAAGGTTTTAATATTGGACCTGGATTTGCGAAAACCGAGAATCCATCAAACCTTTGGGGGAGAAAACAAAATCGGGATCAGCACTTTTCTGATAGGTAAAAACAGCATTGAAGATTGTATCCAAAGAACCCCTGTTAAATCACTTGATTACATTTCGGCTGGCCCGATACCCCCCAATCCATCTGAATTAATATTGATGCCGCAGTTCGATAAAATGATCAATAGTTTATTTAAGCAATACGATGTAATTATTATTGATACTCCCCCTGTTGGATTGGTCACTGATGCCGTATTGGTTATGAAAAATGCAGATATTCCGATTTATATTGTCAGGGCTGGCTATTCCAAAAAAGGTTTTGAAAAAATTATTAGCAAGCTCGTCACCCGGAATGAGTTCGTAAAACTCTCTATTATTTTAAATGCATTTGAACATCATGACGGTGCCGGATATGGTTATGGCTATGGCTACGGATATTATGAAGATGAAAACGATGTACAATTGCCGTGGATAAAAAGAGTGTTTGCAAAAACAAACCAATAACCA
The Cytophagales bacterium DNA segment above includes these coding regions:
- a CDS encoding polysaccharide biosynthesis tyrosine autokinase, which gives rise to MEESYKYNAPSGGNNLPQTGFVQQADGSDRLGDLDIDKLLLILRKNIVWIAIILILPLTIAFLYIRYTKPLYESSSILKLNIKNDAGVLGLQGVEGSTWGNLILNNLSGEIELIKSKLIYDQVIDNINYDVSYYAYGRFLYDERYKNAPFKVEHEIKNQAFYSTKFDVDILDNDEFRLTYYIGEKPVSNTYKFAQKIENKDFVLTLYKTDFLSEGDAEKGKSLVSSFIKNILTWIGIGTNGNNSGYFFRVNSKAALTNYMANNLSVQILNVNANTIKISLKDYNRVKAQDFVNAIDSVYLKQTIENKNKASEQTIAFVDDQLVLTEVKLQKYELELERFLRENKTANVQTVFSKFVEKIEELEKQRLALKIRALLLHDLINIIKSNQDLSQFIPSLSLPSGSKLIQLTEELNKLQEERNLLLSSNKENTFVVKKKDIRIENLKKNLIRQIGLNKEMLEEQIEEYNNKISSTEKVILSLPSKETAYTRIKRFYDLYEKFYLLLMEKRAEFGIAKAGTIPEFVILSPANISDTPISPNVMMAYMIGISIGMFLCIALIAGKYMLHNTITGVEELEKITPTPILGIVPVFDKKKISVSPLLVSDHPKSAISEALRSIRTNLEFICPNKKKKLITITSSISGEGKTFIAINLGGIISLSNTKVLILDLDLRKPRIHQTFGGENKIGISTFLIGKNSIEDCIQRTPVKSLDYISAGPIPPNPSELILMPQFDKMINSLFKQYDVIIIDTPPVGLVTDAVLVMKNADIPIYIVRAGYSKKGFEKIISKLVTRNEFVKLSIILNAFEHHDGAGYGYGYGYGYYEDENDVQLPWIKRVFAKTNQ
- a CDS encoding S9 family peptidase — translated: MKTKNLLFLVLISFSTTFCTIKESRENVKPVYTKTAKIDHVDDYFGTKVADPYRWLEVSDSSAVADWVKAQNEVTFSYLEKIPYRQKIKNRLKELWNYPRYSPPVKAGNHYFFFKNDGLQNQSVFYMQKDLDSEPEMLLDPNLLSEDGTVSLTNTSISNDGKLLGYGIAKGGSDWNEFFVIDIDSKKPLDDHLKWIKFSDIAWYKDGFFYSRYDAPKKGKELESKNEFHKLYYHKIGTSQDKDLLIYEDKEHPLRNVYANTTEDERFLILYISKGASEKNALYFMDLLKDPNLSDPSKGITPIVDNFENHYSVIGNIDQKLIVKTNLNAPKYRVILINTNPPKQENWKELIPENELVIHKISYAGQKLFVNYMMNACSRVMVYERKRYIAFYKVDEILFPALGSANGFKGKKDDRFVFYSFTSFVIPTTIYRYDLKTKQTTLFKRPKIEFVESDYQTTQNFYKSKDGTEIPIFIVHKKGLELNGNNPTYLYGYGGFNISITPRFQLHLLPFLENGGVYAVPNLRGGGEYGEEWHKGGMLLNKQNVFDDFIAAAEYLIEQKYTSPDKLAISGRSNGGLLVGACMTQRPDLYKVALPGVGVMDMLRFHKFTIGWAWVSEYGSSEDSTQFFNLYSFSPLHNVAGNVNYPATLVTTADHDDRVVPAHSFKFISTLQEKQAGTAPVLIRIDTKAGHGAGKPTSKRIDEWTDVLSFVFYNLGMEPDIQ
- a CDS encoding polysaccharide export protein EpsE codes for the protein MPKTIYYYTIYALFILCLISCRGYKQNIMFKTEKSVFAVELKGAVKKAERNYVIRKDDYLGIRVYTNYGESLIDPNMELFRDGNRNVQSYEDRQKYLVKYDGFVKLPMVGKIKLDGLTLNQADSLLERRYSEFYEDVFCVTKLLNRRVVVLGAIGGQVVPLENENMNLLEILALAGGIDNLSKVQNIRIIRGDLKDPDIYLIDLSTIEGMKQANLNVQPNDIIYIEPVRKVLIESVRDISPILAVVTNIITLILIIITLSQP
- a CDS encoding GIY-YIG nuclease family protein, translated to MYYVYLLKSKKKDFIYIGSTPDVKRRLLEHDEGKVKSTKYYTPLQLVYYEAFLDKNDALDREHKLKHHGSVIGHLKKRLKNSLH